The sequence AGCGGACTCATCGCCCCCACCCTCGACGTCACCGCCACCGGACAGCGCGAGACCGTCGACGGCATCACCATGGTCTTCCAGCTCACGCCCGGCACGGAGGCACCTGCCGAGCTCAACATCCATTTCCCCGGTCACGCCGCGCTGTGCATGGCTGAGAACGCCACCCACAACCAGCACAACCTGCTCACCCTGCGCGGTGCCGAGGTCCGAGACCCCCGGGTGTGGGCCCAGTACCTCACCGAAGCAGTCCGTCTGTTCGTCGGCGACGTCGACGTCGCCTTCGCCTCACACCACTGGCCCACGTGGGGGCGCGAGAACATCGTCCGCTTCCTGACCGAGCAGCGCGATCTCTACGCCTATCTCCACGACCAGACGCTGCGCATGATCAACGAGGGGCTCACCCCGCTGGAGATCGCCGAAACGATGCGGATGCCGCCCGCTCTGGAACGCGCCTGGCACACCCATGGCTACTACGGTTCCGTCAGTCACAACACCAAGGCGATCTACCAACGTTACCTCGGGTGGTTCGACGGCAACCCCGCCCACCTGTGGGAACACCCGCCGGCCGAGGCAGCGGCACGGTACGTCGACTTCATGGGCGGATGCGACACAGTCCTGGACAAAGCCCAGGAGTCCTTCGCCCGCGGCGACTACCGGTGGGTCGCGCAGGTCGTGAACCACGTTCTGTTCACCGACCCCGCCAACAGCCGTGCCCGGTCTCTCCAGGCCGACGCCCTGGAGCAACTCGGCTACGGCTGCGAGAACGGGACGTGGCGCAACGTCTACCTCACCGGCGCTCTGGAGCTGCGTTCCCGCCCCGTCGGCACCCCGACCGTCACCGCCTCTCCCGACCTCATGTCGGCCCTCACACTCGAACAGCTCTGCGACGCGCTGGCGATCCGCGTCGACGGTCCCGGCAGCTGGGACACCGAACTCACCATCCGTTTCATCACCCCGGACCGCCCCGTCACCCTGCGCCTCCACAACGGGGTACTCACCCACACCATCGGCCCCCCCGACCCCTCGGTCCCCGACCCCGACGCCGAGGTCACCCTCACCGAGGCCGACCTCCGGGATCTTCTGCTGGGCACCACCGATCTCGCGACTCTCACCGGCCAGGACCAGGCCCGGATCACCGGCGACTCCAGCACCTTCACCCGGCTCCTCGGGCACCTCACCACTCCCGACCCCGACTTCGCCATTGTCCTCCCCTGAGCCCGGCCCACCCGACGGGCGACCCGGCGCCCCAGGAGAGAACCGCCCCCCAGCACCGCCCGCAGGCCGGCCCCCGCCCCCACGGCCTCCCGCAGGCGCGGCCGCCCGCACCTCCATGGCCAACGAACGCACCCTGCTGGCATGGCTGCGCACCGCCCTGGCACTTCTCGCCGCCTCCTTCGCCGTCGTCAAACTGATCGACATCACCCCCCGGGGCCTGCGCCTCGCACTGGGCGGCTACCTCGTCGCGCTGTCGATCGGCAGCATCACCGCCGGCTACGCCCAGTGGCGCGACCGCGAGAACGGCATCGCGGCACCCCGGGGACGTCTACCGGCTGCGGGCGGAGCCCTGACGCTTGCCATGCTCCTGCTCGCCGCTCTCGTCATCACCGTGATCGTCCTCGCCCCCTGAAAGCGGCAAGGCCCGCACATTCCGCCCCCACCCGCCGACCGCGAAGGCGAGTCACCGTGCCCCCATCG is a genomic window of Streptomyces sp. YPW6 containing:
- a CDS encoding alkyl sulfatase dimerization domain-containing protein — encoded protein: MAEPSVAEANAKTYGRFPFDDMRDFDDARRGFIATAEDPVVTDAEGRTVWDLSAYEFLDGDCPDTANPSLWRQSRLVARHGLFEVTKGIYQVRGFDLSNMTLVEGDHGVLVIDPLICAETAAAALALYRRHRGERPVSGVLYTHSHIDHFGGVRGVIGQADLDAGVPVIAPQGFMHHAASENVYAGTAMARRTAYMYGPALPPGERGQIGAGLGQTTSTGTSGLIAPTLDVTATGQRETVDGITMVFQLTPGTEAPAELNIHFPGHAALCMAENATHNQHNLLTLRGAEVRDPRVWAQYLTEAVRLFVGDVDVAFASHHWPTWGRENIVRFLTEQRDLYAYLHDQTLRMINEGLTPLEIAETMRMPPALERAWHTHGYYGSVSHNTKAIYQRYLGWFDGNPAHLWEHPPAEAAARYVDFMGGCDTVLDKAQESFARGDYRWVAQVVNHVLFTDPANSRARSLQADALEQLGYGCENGTWRNVYLTGALELRSRPVGTPTVTASPDLMSALTLEQLCDALAIRVDGPGSWDTELTIRFITPDRPVTLRLHNGVLTHTIGPPDPSVPDPDAEVTLTEADLRDLLLGTTDLATLTGQDQARITGDSSTFTRLLGHLTTPDPDFAIVLP
- a CDS encoding DUF202 domain-containing protein, which codes for MANERTLLAWLRTALALLAASFAVVKLIDITPRGLRLALGGYLVALSIGSITAGYAQWRDRENGIAAPRGRLPAAGGALTLAMLLLAALVITVIVLAP